The DNA window ATTTAGTTTTATGCCAGGTGGATTTTAAAAACGCTGATGTTCTGTAATTTCAAGAAGCAATACATCCTTCCGAAAACTGATTGTACAAAGCAAACTTTCGTCATCAGCATTTTCTAAAAGTATAAAAACGCCTGTGACTAAATCGCCAATTATTTATTCCCTTTTAACAGATACCAATCAATCCAGGAATCCAATTGGCTCACCGAATGGGGACGAAGTAAAATCTCCTGTTTATGATCAAGAAGGTAGATGGTTGGTGTTGCAAATACATGGTATTTTTTTACATTGGGACTTTCCCATTTTTTATAATCACAAATACTGATAAAGGGAAACACAGATGCGAAACTTTTAAACGCCTGCTTACTGTCGTCCAGGGATACAAAAACGACCTCCACGTTATGCGCTTTCCATGCAGGATATTTACGAATCATTTGAGATAACTCCACCGGACATTGGGGGCACCAACTTGCACCAAAAATGACAACGGTGTAATTGGAATTTACATCAGATAACTTTTCGGGAATCTTCCCTGCTTCGTAAGCGGGAGCCAGTACATCGCCCCGGAATTCTATCTCTGGTGCTGAATTTCCTTTTTTCATGGCACGATAGCTTTCCAGCCGGGCTGCCAAATCTTGGTTCAGGGTACATGATGAATCATTGAGTAGTCTCAAGGAGAGATGTTCTGATGCTGCAAACAGACTGCTTCTTTCCAACAGTTTAAATAGTTGGTTGCCTATTTCATTCAACTTTTTTTCATCTGATTTCAGGTTTTGGATCATACAGTCTATGGAAATCTTCATTTCAAGATAAACGGAATCTAACGAACGTCCACTGTTTTCGATGAGCCAAAAATGACTTTCCATTAAATCGTTCAGCATGCCACTTTTGGATAAGCGTTCATCCATGTAATCCATGGCCCTGAATGAAGAAATAGCGGTCGGTATTTCATTCGGTCGGAATTGTGCAATCACCGATGCTGACCCTATGAGTTTGCGAATCGGTAAATACCAGCACACGTAAGAATTTTTTGGCAAGCTTGCCAAAAACAAATTATCCTCTGCCTGGATGCGTCGCTTTTCCTTGAATATGAATTGTCTTGAATCTTCATAACTCCTAAAGAGCGTATCGAGACGGTAAATTTTCTCCAAATAATCCCATGCGCTCAGGGTTTGTTCCCGACGCGCATGCTCCGAGGTGTATTGCTTAAATAGATTATTTTCCTTGCCGGCAATGAGCTTTATGGTTTCCGGTAAGGCCAAATCAGTCCCCTTCAATTGAATTGGTTCTCCGCACAAAACCACAAAAAAGGGTTTTTCGTCAGCTGAGACCAGATAGCCCATGCCCTGATCATTTTTGCTGTAAGAAAGTTCGAACGAGCCTTTTTCATCGGTTACTGCACTGTCAATCACGTAGGTATCAAAACCCTCATAACCCTTGAGTTTGATTGGCTGATTGGGCTGTCCAGAAAAAACGCCCCGGATTGTTTGACCATCTGACTGATTGAAAGAAAATAACAGGAAAACCAGCACGAAGATTCTGAAGCAGAAATCTGAAAGACTAAATTTCATTAGATTTCAGTGAATTTCAAAAATTTTAATCCTTAATGCAGCGAACAGACCGCCCGATCACTCTATTGCCACTGTCTAATCTGGCACTTCCGCTACTAAAATATAAATAATAAGCTCCACCACCAGCACTAGGAGTTGCAGTGCTTGACCAATAACGTCCGTTGGATCCAACATCTTCAAGAGAGCCATCGGCTTGT is part of the Candidatus Vicinibacter affinis genome and encodes:
- a CDS encoding redoxin domain-containing protein → MKFSLSDFCFRIFVLVFLLFSFNQSDGQTIRGVFSGQPNQPIKLKGYEGFDTYVIDSAVTDEKGSFELSYSKNDQGMGYLVSADEKPFFVVLCGEPIQLKGTDLALPETIKLIAGKENNLFKQYTSEHARREQTLSAWDYLEKIYRLDTLFRSYEDSRQFIFKEKRRIQAEDNLFLASLPKNSYVCWYLPIRKLIGSASVIAQFRPNEIPTAISSFRAMDYMDERLSKSGMLNDLMESHFWLIENSGRSLDSVYLEMKISIDCMIQNLKSDEKKLNEIGNQLFKLLERSSLFAASEHLSLRLLNDSSCTLNQDLAARLESYRAMKKGNSAPEIEFRGDVLAPAYEAGKIPEKLSDVNSNYTVVIFGASWCPQCPVELSQMIRKYPAWKAHNVEVVFVSLDDSKQAFKSFASVFPFISICDYKKWESPNVKKYHVFATPTIYLLDHKQEILLRPHSVSQLDSWIDWYLLKGNK